The Deinococcus aquaticus genomic interval TGGTCACGGCCAAGCGCGCCCTGCAGCTGCGTTCCGGCGCGCCGAGCGTGCTGCCGGTCGAGCAGCGCGTGCGCCACCGGAACCTGGTGACGCAGGCCATGCGGGAACTGGCGACCGGGAAACTCACGGTCGGCACGAACCTGATCGACGAGCCGCGCTTCCAGCAGGATTACGTGCGGCAGCGTCAGGCTCAGCTTCAGGCTCAGCTGAACGCCGAACGCGAACGCGAACGCGACTGAACCCGCGATAGGCAGGACTGACAGCGCCCACACCGGGGCGCTGTTTCCGTTCACCGGGCGGCGCGGACGGATATGGTGGTCGGCATGTTGAGTGCGTTTGCCATCCTGCTGTGCGTCACGGCCCTGCTGGCGTTCCTGAACGAGCGGTTCCTGCATTTTCCGACCACGGTGGGCGTGACGCTGGCGGGCGCGCTGGCCAGCATCGTGCTGATCGCACTGGACGCGCTGGGCCTGCCGGGCCTGCGCGGCTGGGCGTCGGGCGTGCTGAGCACACTGAACTTCACGGAGTTCGTCCTGAACGGCATTCTGAGCGTGCTGCTCTTCGCGGGGTCGCTGAGCCTGAACGCGCGGCAGCTGCTGCGGCAGCGGGGCAGCATCCTGACGCTGGCGTTCCTGAGCACCCTGATCAGCACCTTCCTGATCGGGTTCGCGGCGTACGGGGTGTTCGCGCTGGTGGGCCTGAACGTGTCCCTGATGTGGTCGCTGCTGTTCGGCGCACTGATCAGCCCGACCGACCCGGTGGCGGTACTGGACCTGCTCAAGCGCGCGAAGGTGCCGGTGAAGATCGAGACGCTGATCGCCGGGGAAAGCCTCTTCAACGACGGGGTGGGCGTCGTGATCTTCCTGGCGCTGGCGAGCGCCGCCGGGATCGGCGGGCACACCGGCGACGTCAGCGCCGGGAGCGTGCTGGGCCTGTTCGCGCGCGAGGCGCTGGGCGGACTGGCATTCGGGGCGCTGCTGGGCGGCCTGGGGTACGTGATGCTGCGCAGCATCCAGGAGCACGCCGTGGAGGTCCTGATCACGCTGGCCCTCGTGATCGGCGGGTACGTCGCGGCGGCCGCCCTGGGCATCAGCGGGCCGCTGGCGATGGTCGTGGCGGGCCTGCTGATCTCCGCCTGGAAGGAGGACGTGTTCAGCGACAGCACGCGCGAGCACGTCGAGGGCTTCTGGGAGACGATCGATCAGGTGCTGAACATCGTGCTGTTCGCGTTCATCGGCCTGGACGTCCTGCTGACCGAGACGACGGGCGCGCAGCTGCTGGCGAGCGCCCTGCTGATTGCCGTGGCGCTCGCGGCCCGCTGGATCAGCGTGGCCATCCCGTTCTCGCTCCTGCGGGCGCGCGAGGGGTACGGGGCGTACACGGTGCGGCTCCTCACGTGGGGCGGCCTGCGCGGCGGGATTGCCATCAGCCTCGCGCTGGGCCTGCCGGACAGCCCTTACCGGACGCACGTGGTGACCGCCACGTACGCCGTCGTGCTGTTCACCATCGCCGTGCAGGGCCTGACGATCATGCCCATCGTGCGCCGCGCCGTGGAGGCCTCACCCGAGGAGGGTTAATGGTCAAAAGTTGATGGTTGATGGACTGGGGATTGCCCCGATCTATCAACCATCAACTTTCAACCCTCGACTTATTTCTCGACGAGGTACGCGGTTTCGATCACGTCGGGCGTGCCGCGCATGCCGGGCTCGATGCGGGTCAGGCGGTCGAGCACGTCCAGGCCTTCCACGATCCGGCCGAACACAGTGTGGCGACCGTCGAGGTGGGGGGTGTCGGTGAAGGTGATGAAGAACTGGCTGCCGTTGGTGTTCGGGCCACGGTTGGCCATGCTCAGGACACCCTTGCCCTGGTGGCGGTGCTGGTTGTGCTCGTCCTCGAAGTCGTAGCCGGGGCCGCCCGCGCCGGTGCCGGTGGGGTCACCGGCCTGCGCCATGAAGCCGTTGATGACGCGGTGGAACTTGATGCCGTCGTAGTAGTGGTGGCGCAGCAGATACGCGAAGCTGTTCACGGTGACGGGCGCGTCGTCGGCGTGCAGTTCGACGACCATGCGGCCCTTGCTGGTTTCCAGCACGGCGCGGTAGCTCTTGCCGGGTTCGATGCCGTCCCCGAGTTCCGGGGCCGCCTTGAAGCTGGTCTGGCGCTCGGCGCTGAGTTCGGGGCTGGGCGTGAAACCGTCTGCCTGGTAAAGGTCGCTCATGAGGCACAGTCTACAGAAAGCGCGTGAACGGGGGCACAGAGGACCCTCAAGGAGTGGACGCGCCCCCCTGTACGGATTCCGTCTCGCTCTGCTCGGATTGAACGGCTTTTACAGACCATTCAACCCGGGTCCATCTTACTCGCCGGTGCGGGCGCGGCGTTTCTGGTACGCGCCGGTCAGGAGTTCCGCGACGTACTCGCGCGTGAACGGCATGTCGCTGGCCTCGGCGGCGCTGATTTCCTCGTCGCGGTCGTAGGTGAGGCGCACGAAGGTCGCGGTGTGGTTGGGGCTGTGCGGGTCGAATTCCAGGATCAGGTAGCACGGCAGCGTGGAGTCCAGCGGGTTGCCCACGCTGCCGCAGTTGATCAGCGGGCGGCCTTCCACGTCCAGCAGCAGGGCCTCGTGCATGTCGGCGTATACCAGCGCGTCGGCGTGCTGGGTCAGGCCGTGCTGCGCGTTGGGCGCGAACGCCTCGAGCTGGTCATGCAGGCTGCTGTGCGGGTACAGGCGGTGAAACAGGCCGCGGCTGCTGGCATGCACGAAGCGCCACCACGCGCCCCCGAACTGCTCCTCGATCCCGTAGGGCAGTTCGCCCAGGTACGTGAGTTGCGCGGGCGTCAGGCGGCTGCGCGGCCAGAGGTCCTGGGGGCGGTGGGTGGCTCCGGCCACGCGGGCGTCCCAGTTGCCCTGAATGACGCGCGTGGCGTGCGCCTGCGCCCAGTCGAGCACTTCGCGGGGGCGGGGGCCCTTGCCGACCAGGTCGCCCAGAATCCAGATGTCGGTCAGACCGCGCCGCTGAAGGTCTGCGTGAACCGCGAGCGTGGCCGCCAGATTGGCGTGCAGGTCCGCGAGAATGGCGAGGCGAATCATAATCCGGAGTGTAGCCCACCCCCCCGCGCCGCCCGGACGCACCCGCCACGGCCACCTTCACCTGACAGGCCGGTCAGCTGGGCAGCGTGGGCGTCAGGGCGCGGACCATGGCCCAGGTGATCAGGGCCGCCGTGACCAGCCCGGTCAGCACGAACCACGCCGGCGCGCCGCCCCGGCCGCCCGGCACGCGGGCCGCGCCAGCGTGATTCGCGGCGCCCCACGCGATCCGCAGGTTCACGAGGGCCAGGACCAGCAGCGCGGCGTCCAGCGCGTCCACCCATCCGCTGCCCACTGCCAGCGGGTACGACAGCAGGGGCGTCAGGCCGACCAGCACCAGCGCGATCAACAGTTGCAGCGCGTAAGGAGGCACGCTGCCAGTATGCACGGCACGCGCGGCCCAGTCTGCACGGCCCGTGCGGGCGCGGAAACTTACCCCAGCTCGTGGTACTGCCCGCGGAAGTACACCAGCGGGTCGTCGTCGGTGTAGCGGCTGTACTCCACGAAGCCCATGAACAGCGTGTGATCGCCCGCCGTGATGACCTGCTCCTTGCGGCACACCAGTTGCGCGATGCTGCCGCCGATCAGGGGCAGGCCCTCGTGCTCGAACCACGGCACGCGCTCCTCGGGGCCGGGCTTCCCGGCAAAGTGGTCACTCAGGTGCCGCTGCGTGGCCGACAGGACGTTCACGCCGAAATGCGTGACCGACTCGCCGGACAGCAGTTCATGCATCTGCGCGCGGGTATCCACGCTGACCAGAATCAGCGGCGGGGTCAGGCTGACCGACACGAACGCGCTGGCGGTCATGCCCCGGCGCGTCTGGCCGTCCGTGGCGGTGATAACCGTGACGCCGCTCGCGAAGCGGCCCAGGGTCTGACGGAATTCCGTGGCGTTCAGTCCGGCGGAGGGGGTGTCACTCATGCGGCGAGTGTACCCGCCCCGCCGCCCCCCCGAAGCCAGGTACAGCACCTGCCGGGTCCAGCCCCCGGGGTCTTTACCGCTTGACGGGCAGGACCGGCACGACCGGCGTGTCGCGCACCAGCAGGTCCGGCAGGCGCACCACGCCCCGCTCGGGAATGGTGTCCGCCCAGCGCTGACCGCTGACGCGCACCTCGGTTTTCCCGGCGGGCAGCGCCGCGAACCCGTAGTATCCCAGGGCGTCCGTCACGCTCTCGGCCACCACCCGGCCCTGCTGGATGGCCTGTACAGCCCGGCGGCCCGGCGTGGCCGTGCCCGTCACGCGGCCCAGCAGCCCCCGCACGGTGGGCGGCGCGTCCGTCCAGGCCAGCGGGCGTTCCAGGGGCATACCCGGCGCGCCCAGGACGTTCATGACGGACTTCAGGCCCTGCGCGGTCGACTCACGCTGCCCGTACACCCCGGCGGTCGGCGTGCGGTACGAGTACCCCACCCAGCCCATCCCGGTCTGCACGGCCCGGCGGGCCTGCGCGGCCGTGATGTCCGGCGTATTCAGGTACATGGCCGTCCCGGCTGCCAGCGCAGTCCGCGCGCCGTCCGGGCGGTCCCGGACCGACAGCGCAAACGCGTTCCAGCCGTCAAACCAGTCGGCCTGCGGGGCGACCGTGTCCCGCTTGTAGTTCATCAGGACGTTCAGGTCGATCAGGCCGCTCTGCATCCACGCGGGCCAGTCCTGAAGCACGTCCCCGTACGTGCGGGTGCGCGCGAAGGCGTTCAGGTCGCCGGGGCGAGGCGCCGTCTGGTACGTGATGGTCGCCGCGCTGACCCACGCGTCCGGCCGCAACGCCTTGACCTCCAGCGTGATGCGCCGCACGAGGTTCGTGACCTGCTCGCGCTTCCACGCGGCCCACTGCGGGTCGGTCGTGGCGGGCGTCCCGGCGCGGCCCGTCTCGGCGCGGTAGCGGGCCAGGGTCTTCGGGTCGTAGCCCCACACGTCCCCGTCCGGGTAGCGGATGCGGTCCAGTTGCACGCCGTCCACCGGGTAGTTCCGGACCAGACTGACGACCGCCTCGGCCATGTACGCCGCCGCGTCGGGAATCCCGGCGTCCAGCCACGTATCACGGCCCTCCTGCCAGGTGCCGTCCGGGCGGCGCGCCACCCAGGACGCCGCGCCCGCCTGCGCGCCATGCTGGCGCAGCACGTGCGCCGGGTTGGTGTTCGGCGCGGCCGTGTTGCCCACCCCGGTCACGCTGACCCACGCGATCACGCGCATCCCGCGCGCGTGCGCCAGCGTGGTAATGACCCGCAGCGGATCGAAGTTCTTCTCCAAGTCCGGGTCCGTCACGGTGGGCACGCTGGCCTTCAGGCACAGGCAGTCGGCGCGGCGGATGGCCTGCACGAACAGCGTGTTCACGCCCATGCGCTGCGCGTCCGCGACGGTCTGCGCGACCTGCGCCCGCGTCTTCAGGCCCGGCCCGAACGCATCGATCCACAGGCCCCGCAGGTTCGCGCCCGGCTCGGCCACCGGAGCAGCGGGCGCAGGCACCACAGCCGCAGGGGCCGCAGACACGGGCGCGGCCGGGGTGGACACGGCAGGCGGGGACGCAACTGGCACCGGCACAGGGGGCGTCGCCTCCGGAGAGGCGGGGGCGGCAGAAGCGGGTACCGCCGGGGTGGGCGCGGTGGGCGCGGTGGCCTGAACGCCCCCCAGGGCCAGCGTGCAGGTCAGGATCAGGGGCGCGGCGCGGCGCAGCAGAGGAGGCGTCATAGTCGTTCCCGGCAGGCTAGCGCACCCGCCCACCGGGCACATGAACACCCGCGCTCACTCGCGCAGCCGGGCAGGCCGGTCGCGTGTTACGCTCGACTGGCACCACAACCAACCGGAGGAAACACCATGAACAGACTTGCCCTGCTGGCCCTCGTCGGTACCATCGCCCTCGCCTCCTGCAACATGAACAAGGCTCCAGATGTCACTGGCACGACGAAAAGCGTGGCCTTCACCGCTCAGTTGAACAGCACGGCCGGGTCCGGTTACACGGGCGCCGCCGGCACCGCGAAATTCGTTGACCTGACGGGCGGCGACCGCCGCACCACGCTGACCGCTACCGGACTGAAACCCGGCGTGAACTACATCGCGCACTTCCATGCACGCGGCGCAGCGGCACCGGCCAGCACGGGCGACTGCGCCTCGGGAGGAGCCGTTGTGGGCGGGATGATCGGCGGGGACACCCTGTTCACCGCCGCCGCCGACGGCACCCTGACCATCAAGGGCTTCCAGAGCACGGCCGACCTGAGTAGCGCCGCATACATCAACATTCACGAGAAGGCCGCCGCGTCGGTTATTCCGCTCTGCGCCGACATCTGATCCGGATTCCCTGAGCAGCAGGCCGCCCCGTTCAGCGTGGGCGGCCTGTCTGCGTCTGGTGTGGGCGGAGGTTACACGTCGCTGTCGTCTACGTCCTCGGTGTCATCGTCGCCGGGGGTCACGGTGGGGGGCACGTTGCGGTTCTTGCCGATTTCGCGCACGCGCCCGCCAAAGCGGCTGCGGATGTCCTCGTACATGGGGTGCGCGCGGATGTCGCCCGGACGCGACGGCGCGGGCGCGGCCGCAGCAGTGGGCGCAGGGGCCGACAGTCCAGCCGGGGTCACGGCGGAAGCGGCGACCGGCGCGTGGACGGCGGCGGCGCGGGGAGACGGGGGAGGCGGGCTTTCCTGAACGGGGGTCAGGGGGCCGCTGTCGTCGTAGGGGCCGCCCAGGGCGTTCCAGTCGGGTTCCTCGGTGATGGGTTCCACGATGTACAGTTCGCGGCTGGCACGGGTGGGCGGCAGGCGATCGCCGCCCTGCGCGTCCGCAGGGGCCGGGGGCTGGTCGGCCACGTGGTCGGCCCCCTCCCCGAAGGGTTCCGTTCCGAAAGGATCGTCACCACCGAACGGATCGTGGGGCAGGGGCGCGGGCGCCACGTCGTCCGGGCTGCGCGGCCCGTGGCGTTCCGGGCGGGGGGGCAGCGCGGCGACCAGGGACGGGCTGGGGGCCACGGCAGCCACGGCCTGCTCCGTGTCCTGCTGGACGGCAGACTGGACTGGGCCGGACTGCGCTGGGCTGGTCTGGACTGGGCCGGACGGGGCAGCGCGGCGCGCCGCGGCCCGCACCGGCTCGAACGGTGCGATCTCTTGCACCATTTTCCCCAATGGTGCAGAGCTATCCGAAACGTGCAGTTCACCAACAGCAGCCACGCTGAGATTTTGCACTGATACATGAGTGCCGCCAGAAACCCGTTCCCGATCTCTGCTTTTACTTATAGATTTCTGAACGCCCTTGCTTGTAATGAGCTCGACATCAAGATTAGGGTAGGTTTTCCAAATTAAATCACACAAATCCTGAAATTTATCTACCAACTGATTGGTATGGAATGTCCACTTTGAATCAAGCTCGACAACAAATACTCCTTTATCAACCCTGACTTTAGCTTCTCGAATAAATGGCTTAAAGGATATCGCCGCCGATTCGCGCAACTGCTTCCACTGAGCATCACTAATGTGTAATTCAGCTTCTGATAAATCATGTGAAACGGCAACCGACAATCGCCGCTCCTCACTGCCTTGCCGGTTAACTGGCTGCGTTGCAACTGACCTAACGGCGCCGGGGTCGAAGTCCGCGACCGGGGCGCTCACCACCGGCCCACCGGCGGGGCGGGCGCGCAGGCTGGCGAGTTCCTTTTCCAGTCGGTTGAGGCGTTGCGTGAGGTCCGCCGGGACGGACGCGGCGGGGCCTGTGGCGGCCCCGGCGGCGGGCCGGCCAGCGGCACCGCTGCTGGCGTCGGCGGCCAGCAGGGCGTGCGTGAGGGCCAGTTCCAGGCTCTGCTGGTCGGCGGCGCGGGCAAAGCGGGATTCCTGCTCGTCCAGCGCCGCCTGAAGTTTCAGGAGTCTGGGAACGTCCGCGCCGTCCAGGCGGGCTTCCGGACCGGTGTCTTTCAGGCCCAGTTCGGCGTGCAGGGCCGCGCCAAGCGCCGCGACGAGACCCTCGACGACCGTGCGGGCCGCAAACCCGTCGCGGTACAGGGCGGCTGCGCCGCTGATGGCGGCTCCCGCGTCCCCGCCCACCAGCGCGGCGGCAATGCCGCGCACCCGTTCGCCCGGCGGGAGGCCCAGCGCGTCCTCCACACCCGCGCGGGTGATGGCGGTCCCGGCGGCCAGCATCCGCTCCAGCAGGCTCTCGCCGTCGCGCATGGCGCCGTCGGCCAGTCGGCCGATCAGGTGCAGGGCGTCCGGTTCGGCGCGCGCGCCCTCGCGCTGTACCAGTCCGCCGAGCTTCCCGGCGATCTCCTCGGGCGTCAGGCGGCGAAAACGGTAGTGCTGGCAGCGCGAGAGGATGGTCGGGATGATCTTCTCGGGTTCGGTGGTCGCCAGGATGAAGATCACGTGGCTGGGTGGCTCTTCCAGCGTTTTCAGGAGGGCGTTGAAGGCCGCGCGGCTCATCATGTGCGCCTCGTCGAGGATGTAGATCTTCTTGCCGCCGTGCATGGCGGCCAGACTGACCTTCTCGCGCAGGTCGCGCACGTCGTCCACGCTGTTGTTGCTGGCCGCGTCGATCTCCATGACGTCCGGGTGCGATCCGGCGCGGACGCTCAGGCAGGAGTCGCACTCACCGCAGGGTTTGGGCAGCGGCCCGGTGCAGTTGGCGGTCATGGCGATCAGGCGGGCCGTGGTGGTCTTGCCGACCCCGCGCGGCCCGCTGAACAGGTACGCGTGCCCCACGCGGCCCTGTTCCAGCGCGGCTTTCAGGACGTCCTTGACGTGCTCCTGCCCGACCACGTCCTCCCAGCGCACAGGCCGGGCGCGCTGATAGATGGCGCTCACGGGCGCCCTCCGGCGGCGCGGAGGCGAGGCCCGAACGCTGAACCACACGGCCTGACGCCGCTCAACCCGACCCCACCACTGCACACACGCCGCTTCACCTCAGCATTCTAGAGCCCAGGCGGGAAGCGGCGCAGTGAGACAGGGAACATGGGGGTCGGGGCAGGCACCCTGGAAACGCCCGCTGTCAGGTGGCCGACAGGGGTTCCTGCGGTGAGCGTTGCAGGGCCGCCCTGAATTCAGCGAATTCCTCGCGGGTGACGGGCGGCACTTCCAGCGCATTCATGTGACGGACGATCAGGTAGACGAGGCAAAGCAGAACGACGCACGCAGTCAGCAACACAGAGACCTCCTGTCTCAAGTCAATTAAGGTTGGATCAGGAATATACATGGAAATCAGCTTAAGATCGTGTAGGTCGTCTCATAACATGTGACAACAGTGAGAAAGTTCCCATTTCCGCCTTCCTCCCCACCGCACTGCTGGGCCGGACGGTGGCGTGCCGGTACGGAAGCCGCAGAAGCCCCCGCCACGCACGGTGCTCATGGACTGGCCGACCGGAATTCGTCCCACAGGCGGCGTCCCAGACAGACAGAAGGTGTCGCCTGGCAGGCGACACCTTCTGTCTGTTTCATGTTGTCTTTTTGTCGTTCCGTTGCCTGCCCTCAGGCCGGGCTCTGCTTTCCATCACCCATCACCTGTCAACCATCAACCCTGCCGCAGTGGGAGGTAACGCGGTTGCCACGCGCGGTCGCGGATCACGGCTTCCAGTTCGTCGCGGGTCATGTTGCGGATGCGGCGCTCGGCGCACACGCCGTCCCGGATGCTCTGCAGGGCGACGTTCACGGCCACCTGGATGCTCAGTTCGCGCAGTTCGCTGATGGGCGGGTACACGCGCTCGCCGTACGCCTGCGTGAACTCGGCGAGGGTGCGGGCGGCTTCCATGACCATGTTGTCCGTGATTTCACGGGCGCGGCTGGCGACGGCTCCGAAGCCCAGTCCGGGGAAGATGAAGGCGTTGTTGCCCTGCCCGACCGGGTAGCGTTTCCCTTCGTACTCCACGTCGGGGAACGGGCTGCCGGACGCGATGATCGCGCCGCCGCGCGTCCAGTGGATCAGGTCGGCGGGGCGCGCCTCGACGTGGCTGCTGGGGTTGCTCAGCGGGAACACGATGGGCCGGGGCGTGAAGTCCAGCATGGCCTGCACGCTCTCCTGCCGGAACAGGCCGGGCACGCCCGTGAAGCCCAGTAGCGCGGTGGCGCGGGCGTTCACGATCACGTCGTGCATGCTGGGGTACTCGCCGTCGAACACCCAGCCGCTCAGGTCTTCCGGGCGGCGCGCGAAGCTCAGCTGCTGGTCTTCCAGGTCCGGCTGGCCGTGCATCAGCAGGCCGTAGCGGTCCACGACGAACACGCGGGCGTTCGCGTCCTCAGCGCTCAGCCCGTCGGCCTGAAGGCCGTGGCGGATGGCCATGGCCACGCCGATCCCGGCGGCCCCCGCGCCCACCACCACGAACACCTGTTCGCTCAGGCGTTCGCCCTTGAGGCGCGCGGCGCTGATCAGCCCGGCCAGCGCCATGGCGCCCGTGCCCTGAATGTCGTCGTTGAAGCTGGGCACCACGCGGCGGTAGCGTTCCAGCACCCGGAACGCCGTGCCCCGGCTGAAATCCTCCCACTGGATGATCGCTTTCGGGTAGCGGGCCGTGACGGCCTCCACGAAGGTATCCAGGAACTCGTCGTAGGCCTCGCCGGTCAGGCGGCGGTGGTGCACGCCCAGGTACAGCGGATCGTCGATCAGGTCCTGACGGTTGGTGCCGACGTCCAGCTCGACCGGCAGGGTCTTGTCCGGCCCGACGCCCCCGGCGGCCGTGTACAGCGACAGTTTCCCGATGCTGATCGCCATGCCCCCGAAGCCCTGATCCCCGATGCCCAGGATGGCGCTGCTGTCGGTGGCGACGATCATGCGCACGTCGTTCACGGTGACGTTCTCCAGCATGTCCTCCACGCGGTCGATGTCGCCCGTGCTGACCGTGAACCCGCGCGGGTAACGGTAGTTGCTGGAGTAGTGACGGACCGCCTCGCCCACCGTGGGCGTGTAGATGATGGGCAGCATCTCCTCAAGGTGATCTTCCAGGATCGCGTAGAACAGCACCTCGTTGCGGTCCTGCAGGGCGCGCAGGTATTCGTGCTTTTCCAGGTCGGAACTGCACTTGAGGTAGCGCAGGTACGTGCGTTCCTTCTGCTCCTCGAAGGTGCTGGTGTGCGGCGGCACGAGGCCCTCGAGGCCCAGTTCCCGGCGTTCCTCGGGCGTGAAGGCCGTGGTCTTGTTCAGCAGCGGATTCTGCAGCAGCGCCAGTCCCGACACGTGCACGTCGATGAAGCGCTGTCCCTGAGGGTCGCGTTTCACGTCGTAGTACCGGGAGACAGGAAGATTTTTCGGCATGACGCTCCAGCATAGCCGCCGGCCGTTGTACCCGGTCCAGGCACGCCACGCACACAATGCACGCAGCCGCCCAGACAGGCACGCAGCTCTGTTCAGCCCGTGAACAGAAAGGGGCAGCGGGGCGCGGTTCGCGGGGGGCGGTGGGTCACGGCGTCCCGGTATGCTCCGCCCAGCGTTGCCGGAGGGTGTCGAAATTCGCGTCGATGCGCGCCTGCGGCAGCACCATCTGCGTGGTCGTGCCGTGCCCGATCTGGTCACCGAGTTCGTTCACGGCGACCATGCGGGCGGTCACGCGCCGCCCCTCCTGCCGCTCGAAGGTGGCCGTCACGGTGACGCGCATGCCGGGCAGGGCGCTGGCCGTGTGCGTCACGTCCACCTGCGTGCCGATACCGCCCTCGCCCTCTTCCAGGAACGGCAGGATGATCTTGCGGCCCGCCTCCTCGAAGTGCCG includes:
- a CDS encoding flavin reductase family protein, which translates into the protein MSDTPSAGLNATEFRQTLGRFASGVTVITATDGQTRRGMTASAFVSVSLTPPLILVSVDTRAQMHELLSGESVTHFGVNVLSATQRHLSDHFAGKPGPEERVPWFEHEGLPLIGGSIAQLVCRKEQVITAGDHTLFMGFVEYSRYTDDDPLVYFRGQYHELG
- a CDS encoding peptidylprolyl isomerase, with translation MSDLYQADGFTPSPELSAERQTSFKAAPELGDGIEPGKSYRAVLETSKGRMVVELHADDAPVTVNSFAYLLRHHYYDGIKFHRVINGFMAQAGDPTGTGAGGPGYDFEDEHNQHRHQGKGVLSMANRGPNTNGSQFFITFTDTPHLDGRHTVFGRIVEGLDVLDRLTRIEPGMRGTPDVIETAYLVEK
- a CDS encoding cation:proton antiporter; protein product: MLSAFAILLCVTALLAFLNERFLHFPTTVGVTLAGALASIVLIALDALGLPGLRGWASGVLSTLNFTEFVLNGILSVLLFAGSLSLNARQLLRQRGSILTLAFLSTLISTFLIGFAAYGVFALVGLNVSLMWSLLFGALISPTDPVAVLDLLKRAKVPVKIETLIAGESLFNDGVGVVIFLALASAAGIGGHTGDVSAGSVLGLFAREALGGLAFGALLGGLGYVMLRSIQEHAVEVLITLALVIGGYVAAAALGISGPLAMVVAGLLISAWKEDVFSDSTREHVEGFWETIDQVLNIVLFAFIGLDVLLTETTGAQLLASALLIAVALAARWISVAIPFSLLRAREGYGAYTVRLLTWGGLRGGIAISLALGLPDSPYRTHVVTATYAVVLFTIAVQGLTIMPIVRRAVEASPEEG
- the rpoZ gene encoding DNA-directed RNA polymerase subunit omega, which translates into the protein MAEKDIDKLLSMTDSKYRLSVVTAKRALQLRSGAPSVLPVEQRVRHRNLVTQAMRELATGKLTVGTNLIDEPRFQQDYVRQRQAQLQAQLNAERERERD
- a CDS encoding glycoside hydrolase family 10 protein, which codes for MTPPLLRRAAPLILTCTLALGGVQATAPTAPTPAVPASAAPASPEATPPVPVPVASPPAVSTPAAPVSAAPAAVVPAPAAPVAEPGANLRGLWIDAFGPGLKTRAQVAQTVADAQRMGVNTLFVQAIRRADCLCLKASVPTVTDPDLEKNFDPLRVITTLAHARGMRVIAWVSVTGVGNTAAPNTNPAHVLRQHGAQAGAASWVARRPDGTWQEGRDTWLDAGIPDAAAYMAEAVVSLVRNYPVDGVQLDRIRYPDGDVWGYDPKTLARYRAETGRAGTPATTDPQWAAWKREQVTNLVRRITLEVKALRPDAWVSAATITYQTAPRPGDLNAFARTRTYGDVLQDWPAWMQSGLIDLNVLMNYKRDTVAPQADWFDGWNAFALSVRDRPDGARTALAAGTAMYLNTPDITAAQARRAVQTGMGWVGYSYRTPTAGVYGQRESTAQGLKSVMNVLGAPGMPLERPLAWTDAPPTVRGLLGRVTGTATPGRRAVQAIQQGRVVAESVTDALGYYGFAALPAGKTEVRVSGQRWADTIPERGVVRLPDLLVRDTPVVPVLPVKR
- a CDS encoding thioesterase family protein, with product MQAIPEEFTQTLSVTVTDEMTVNFGELGRLHPVYATYWMARHFEEAGRKIILPFLEEGEGGIGTQVDVTHTASALPGMRVTVTATFERQEGRRVTARMVAVNELGDQIGHGTTTQMVLPQARIDANFDTLRQRWAEHTGTP
- a CDS encoding metallophosphoesterase family protein yields the protein MIRLAILADLHANLAATLAVHADLQRRGLTDIWILGDLVGKGPRPREVLDWAQAHATRVIQGNWDARVAGATHRPQDLWPRSRLTPAQLTYLGELPYGIEEQFGGAWWRFVHASSRGLFHRLYPHSSLHDQLEAFAPNAQHGLTQHADALVYADMHEALLLDVEGRPLINCGSVGNPLDSTLPCYLILEFDPHSPNHTATFVRLTYDRDEEISAAEASDMPFTREYVAELLTGAYQKRRARTGE
- a CDS encoding NAD-dependent malic enzyme, whose amino-acid sequence is MPKNLPVSRYYDVKRDPQGQRFIDVHVSGLALLQNPLLNKTTAFTPEERRELGLEGLVPPHTSTFEEQKERTYLRYLKCSSDLEKHEYLRALQDRNEVLFYAILEDHLEEMLPIIYTPTVGEAVRHYSSNYRYPRGFTVSTGDIDRVEDMLENVTVNDVRMIVATDSSAILGIGDQGFGGMAISIGKLSLYTAAGGVGPDKTLPVELDVGTNRQDLIDDPLYLGVHHRRLTGEAYDEFLDTFVEAVTARYPKAIIQWEDFSRGTAFRVLERYRRVVPSFNDDIQGTGAMALAGLISAARLKGERLSEQVFVVVGAGAAGIGVAMAIRHGLQADGLSAEDANARVFVVDRYGLLMHGQPDLEDQQLSFARRPEDLSGWVFDGEYPSMHDVIVNARATALLGFTGVPGLFRQESVQAMLDFTPRPIVFPLSNPSSHVEARPADLIHWTRGGAIIASGSPFPDVEYEGKRYPVGQGNNAFIFPGLGFGAVASRAREITDNMVMEAARTLAEFTQAYGERVYPPISELRELSIQVAVNVALQSIRDGVCAERRIRNMTRDELEAVIRDRAWQPRYLPLRQG
- the dnaX gene encoding DNA polymerase III subunit gamma/tau → MSAIYQRARPVRWEDVVGQEHVKDVLKAALEQGRVGHAYLFSGPRGVGKTTTARLIAMTANCTGPLPKPCGECDSCLSVRAGSHPDVMEIDAASNNSVDDVRDLREKVSLAAMHGGKKIYILDEAHMMSRAAFNALLKTLEEPPSHVIFILATTEPEKIIPTILSRCQHYRFRRLTPEEIAGKLGGLVQREGARAEPDALHLIGRLADGAMRDGESLLERMLAAGTAITRAGVEDALGLPPGERVRGIAAALVGGDAGAAISGAAALYRDGFAARTVVEGLVAALGAALHAELGLKDTGPEARLDGADVPRLLKLQAALDEQESRFARAADQQSLELALTHALLAADASSGAAGRPAAGAATGPAASVPADLTQRLNRLEKELASLRARPAGGPVVSAPVADFDPGAVRSVATQPVNRQGSEERRLSVAVSHDLSEAELHISDAQWKQLRESAAISFKPFIREAKVRVDKGVFVVELDSKWTFHTNQLVDKFQDLCDLIWKTYPNLDVELITSKGVQKSISKSRDRERVSGGTHVSVQNLSVAAVGELHVSDSSAPLGKMVQEIAPFEPVRAAARRAAPSGPVQTSPAQSGPVQSAVQQDTEQAVAAVAPSPSLVAALPPRPERHGPRSPDDVAPAPLPHDPFGGDDPFGTEPFGEGADHVADQPPAPADAQGGDRLPPTRASRELYIVEPITEEPDWNALGGPYDDSGPLTPVQESPPPPSPRAAAVHAPVAASAVTPAGLSAPAPTAAAAPAPSRPGDIRAHPMYEDIRSRFGGRVREIGKNRNVPPTVTPGDDDTEDVDDSDV